In a single window of the Elaeis guineensis isolate ETL-2024a chromosome 8, EG11, whole genome shotgun sequence genome:
- the LOC140851213 gene encoding uncharacterized protein, whose product MYYTSKILHNAEIRYSKLEKLIFALVSTMRKLQPYFQAYTMVLLTDQSIKAILYHPDTSRWIAKWSLELVKLDVQYSLQFSIKAQVLVDFILECTIPNGEGSRAVRSSKKGENSESGESSRGKEVDIGSDPKELWMLHVDGSSSAMRVGAGLILTSPEREMVGYALRFDFPTTNNEAKYKALLSGLRVAKKVGAQHLNVFSDSQLVVSHIKGGYEARKENMKRYLQKVPRANNAKTDALSKLAALLPID is encoded by the exons ATGTACTACACTAGCAAGATCCTTCATAATGCAGAGATCAGATATTCTAAACTTGAGAAGCTGATTTTTGCATTGGTCAGCACGATGAGGAAGTTGCAGCCTTATTTTCAGGCTTATACGATGGTGCTGCTTACTGACCAGTCAATTAAAGCCATTCTCTACCACCCGGATACCTCAAGATGGATTGCGAAGTGGTCTTTGGAACTCGTCAAGTTGGACGTGCAGTACAGTCTGCAGTTTTCCATCAAGGCCCAAGTGCTGGTAGATTTCATCCTTGAGTGCACCATTCCAAATGGAGAGGGCTCGAGGGCCGTAAGGAGCTCGAAAAAAGGGGAGAACTCAGAGTCTGGTGAAAGCTCGAGAGGCAAGGAGGTAGACATAGGATCTGACCCAAAGGAGCTCTGGATGCTGCATGTGGATGGCTCGTCAAGTGCGATGAGAGTAGGGGCTGGACTCATCCTAACCAGTCCTGAAAGAGAGATGGTGGGATATGCCTTGCGCTTTGACTTCCCCACCACTAATAATGAGGCGAAGTATAAAGCTCTACTTTCTGGCCTCAGAGTGGCGAAGAAAGTGGGGGCCCAGCATCTAAACGTCTTTAGTGACTCCCAGTTAGTGGTTAGCCATATCAAGGGTGGCTATGAGGCCCGAAAGGAAAATATGAAAAGATATCTCCAAAAG GTCCCTAGAGCGAACAATGCCAAGACAGATGCACTATCGAAGCTAGCAGCTTTGCTACCCATCGACTGA